In the Muricauda sp. MAR_2010_75 genome, one interval contains:
- a CDS encoding F0F1 ATP synthase subunit B: MEKLLEEFSLGLFFWQTVLFGLLLFLLYKFAWKPILKAVNDREEGIKNALDAADAAKKEMQNVTADSEKLLKEARAERDALLKEAREIKESIVSEAKEQAKVEGNKMIKQAQATIESEKKAAVSEIKAQVANLSLEIAEKVIKEELSDKKKQQKLVDDMLGDIKLN, from the coding sequence ATGGAAAAGTTATTGGAAGAGTTTTCGTTGGGACTGTTTTTTTGGCAAACCGTGTTGTTCGGATTGTTGTTGTTCCTGTTGTACAAATTTGCATGGAAACCTATCCTTAAGGCGGTTAATGATCGGGAAGAAGGCATTAAAAATGCTTTGGATGCCGCCGATGCTGCCAAAAAGGAAATGCAGAATGTTACTGCCGATAGCGAAAAATTGTTGAAAGAGGCCAGAGCGGAGCGCGATGCGTTGTTGAAGGAAGCCCGTGAAATCAAAGAAAGTATTGTTTCCGAAGCCAAGGAGCAGGCCAAAGTTGAAGGTAATAAAATGATCAAGCAGGCCCAAGCCACCATCGAAAGTGAAAAGAAAGCTGCCGTTTCGGAGATAAAGGCACAAGTGGCCAACCTTTCTTTGGAAATCGCGGAAAAAGTCATCAAAGAAGAATTGTCCGACAAGAAGAAACAACAGAAGTTGGTGGATGATATGTTGGGCGACATCAAATTGAACTAA
- the atpH gene encoding ATP synthase F1 subunit delta gives MNQNRAAIRYAKATLDFAIEKKAAEAVEKDMRDISVTISESSELEKLLESPIVNNVVKKNALLEIFKDSSEITKGLIATLVSNKRIAILQEVAFKYIILHEKLKGEDVAFVTTAVPLTADLEKKILAEVNKITGNKVTIENKIDESIIGGFVLRVGDLQYDASIANKLNSLKREFTNSL, from the coding sequence ATGAACCAAAACAGGGCAGCCATACGCTACGCAAAAGCAACCTTGGATTTCGCTATCGAAAAGAAAGCGGCGGAAGCCGTGGAAAAAGATATGCGGGATATTTCAGTGACAATTTCTGAAAGTAGCGAGTTGGAAAAACTTTTGGAGAGTCCCATTGTAAATAATGTGGTAAAGAAAAATGCATTGCTTGAAATTTTCAAGGACTCCTCCGAGATCACAAAGGGACTTATCGCTACATTGGTAAGCAACAAGCGTATAGCCATATTGCAGGAAGTGGCCTTTAAATACATCATTCTTCATGAAAAATTAAAAGGTGAAGATGTGGCCTTCGTAACCACAGCTGTCCCTTTGACCGCTGATTTGGAAAAGAAAATATTGGCCGAAGTGAACAAAATCACCGGAAACAAGGTTACTATAGAGAACAAGATTGACGAAAGCATTATTGGTGGATTTGTATTGCGCGTTGGCGATTTACAGTATGATGCCAGCATCGCAAACAAATTGAACAGTTTAAAAAGAGAATTTACAAATAGTCTATAA
- a CDS encoding lipopolysaccharide biosynthesis protein: MNPLKRLFKQTFIYGLATVLPRVISFFLLPLYTSVFENAAGYGQYTNIYAWIAIFNVFLAYGMETAFFRFYHKSEDKKKIISTSLISLLASSLLFLIIALSVKQWLSQVTNINVDYIKFTTFILVLDALVIVPFALLRAQEKPMKYAVLKTINVAINLAFNIFFLLVLPKMVLENQSGFFHAMYKENWEIHYVLISNVIASGITLLILLPSYFKVPYLFDSILWKQMMKYAGPVMVAGIAFTVNEVLDKILLTEILPPDTAEAEVGKYGACYKLALFMTLFGTAFRMGVEPFFFSHAKTEKPQKTYAQITNYFVILGSIILLVVVAYIDLLGKLLIRNPIYWEALEVVPIILLGSFCLGIYHNLSVWYKVTDQTKFGAYISSIGALITLVINVGLIPKIGYMASALATLAAYGSMMLLSYFFGRRYYPVPYNMRKITFYLSVSILFSALSFYVFNRNLIAGSLLLLLFLGLVYRMEGANLRSIFLKRED, from the coding sequence TTGAATCCACTAAAAAGGCTTTTTAAACAGACTTTTATTTATGGACTGGCCACGGTGTTGCCGAGGGTCATTTCCTTTTTTCTGCTACCGCTGTATACCTCAGTTTTTGAAAACGCGGCAGGTTATGGACAGTATACCAACATTTATGCATGGATCGCCATCTTCAATGTTTTTTTGGCCTATGGTATGGAAACTGCTTTTTTTAGGTTCTATCATAAATCCGAGGACAAAAAAAAGATAATATCCACTTCGTTGATTTCCCTTTTGGCCTCGTCCCTTTTGTTTTTGATCATTGCATTGTCCGTAAAACAATGGTTGTCCCAAGTGACCAATATCAATGTGGATTACATCAAGTTCACCACGTTTATCTTGGTTTTGGATGCCTTGGTCATTGTTCCCTTTGCCTTGTTGAGGGCACAGGAAAAACCCATGAAATATGCGGTGCTAAAAACCATCAATGTAGCCATAAATTTGGCCTTCAATATCTTTTTCCTGCTTGTTTTGCCCAAAATGGTCCTAGAAAACCAGTCCGGATTCTTTCATGCCATGTATAAGGAAAACTGGGAAATTCATTATGTGTTGATTTCAAATGTTATCGCCAGCGGCATTACCCTGTTGATTTTGCTCCCCAGCTATTTTAAGGTTCCCTATCTGTTCGACTCCATTCTTTGGAAACAGATGATGAAATACGCTGGACCTGTAATGGTTGCTGGAATAGCATTTACCGTAAATGAAGTGTTGGATAAGATTTTACTGACTGAGATATTACCACCGGACACTGCTGAGGCAGAAGTAGGAAAGTATGGGGCCTGCTACAAATTGGCACTGTTCATGACGTTATTTGGAACAGCCTTTCGGATGGGTGTTGAACCCTTCTTCTTTAGTCATGCCAAAACTGAAAAACCACAAAAAACCTATGCACAGATTACCAATTATTTTGTGATTTTGGGCAGCATTATCCTTTTGGTCGTTGTGGCCTACATCGATCTTTTGGGCAAACTTTTAATTCGGAACCCTATTTATTGGGAAGCACTTGAGGTTGTCCCTATTATTCTTTTAGGAAGTTTTTGCCTTGGCATTTATCATAACCTGTCTGTTTGGTACAAAGTAACCGATCAAACCAAATTTGGGGCCTATATTTCATCCATTGGGGCGCTGATTACCCTTGTTATCAATGTTGGGCTAATTCCCAAGATTGGGTATATGGCTTCCGCCCTGGCCACATTGGCCGCTTATGGTAGTATGATGCTCTTGTCCTATTTCTTCGGAAGAAGATATTACCCGGTACCCTACAATATGCGGAAGATAACCTTTTACCTTTCCGTTTCAATTCTCTTTTCAGCACTATCCTTCTACGTTTTTAATAGAAATTTAATAGCGGGCAGCCTACTTCTTTTGTTATTTTTGGGATTGGTTTACAGAATGGAAGGAGCTAATTTAAGAAGCATATTTTTAAAGCGTGAAGATTAA
- the atpA gene encoding F0F1 ATP synthase subunit alpha: MAGVKAAEVSAILKKQLSGFEATASLDEVGTVLQVGDGIARVYGLSNAQYGELVEFDGGMEGIVLNLEEDNVGVVLLGPTKEIVEGATVKRTQRIASIKVGEGIVGRVVDTLGNPIDGKGPIAGETYEMPLERKAPGVIFRQPVNEPLQTGIKAIDAMIPVGRGQRELVIGDKQTGKTTVCIDTILNQKEFYDAGEPVYCIYVAVGQKASTVAAIAKTLEDRGALAYTTIVAANASDPAPMQVYAPFAGAAIGEYFRDTGRPALIIYDDLSKQAVAYREVSLLLRRPPGREAYPGDVFYLHSRLLERAAKVIGDDEIAKNMNDLPEVLKPMVKGGGSLTALPIIETQAGDVSAYIPTNVISITDGQIFLEQDLFNQGVRPAINVGISVSRVGGSAQIKSMKKVAGTLKLDQAQFRELEAFAKFGSDLDAATLNVIEKGRRNVEILKQGQNDPFTVEDQVAIIFAGSKNLLRDVPVDKVKEFERDYLEFLNAKHRDVLDSLKAGKLTDEVTDTLTAVCKDLSGKYRS, encoded by the coding sequence ATGGCAGGAGTAAAAGCCGCTGAGGTATCAGCAATTTTGAAAAAACAGTTATCAGGTTTTGAGGCTACCGCTTCTTTGGATGAAGTAGGTACCGTATTGCAAGTGGGGGATGGTATTGCCCGTGTTTACGGACTTTCCAATGCCCAGTACGGGGAGCTTGTGGAGTTTGATGGTGGCATGGAAGGTATCGTTCTTAACCTTGAGGAAGATAACGTAGGTGTGGTTTTGTTGGGTCCAACCAAGGAAATTGTGGAAGGAGCTACCGTAAAAAGAACACAACGTATCGCATCCATTAAAGTGGGTGAAGGAATTGTTGGCCGTGTGGTGGATACCTTGGGTAACCCTATCGATGGCAAAGGACCTATCGCTGGCGAAACCTATGAAATGCCCTTGGAGCGCAAAGCTCCTGGTGTAATTTTTAGACAACCTGTAAACGAACCTTTGCAGACCGGTATCAAGGCGATAGACGCCATGATTCCAGTAGGTCGTGGACAACGGGAGTTGGTTATTGGTGATAAACAAACAGGTAAAACCACCGTTTGTATCGATACCATCTTGAACCAGAAAGAATTTTACGATGCGGGTGAACCCGTTTACTGTATTTACGTAGCCGTTGGTCAGAAAGCATCTACGGTTGCTGCCATTGCCAAGACGTTGGAAGACAGGGGAGCTTTGGCGTACACCACTATCGTGGCGGCCAACGCATCTGACCCTGCTCCTATGCAGGTATATGCGCCTTTTGCTGGTGCAGCGATTGGGGAGTACTTCAGGGATACAGGTCGTCCTGCTTTGATCATCTATGATGATTTGTCAAAACAAGCGGTTGCCTATCGTGAAGTATCCTTGTTGTTGCGTAGACCTCCAGGACGTGAAGCTTACCCTGGTGACGTTTTCTACCTGCACTCAAGATTGTTGGAGCGTGCTGCAAAAGTGATTGGGGATGATGAGATTGCAAAAAACATGAACGACCTTCCAGAGGTGTTGAAACCAATGGTAAAAGGGGGAGGTTCATTGACAGCATTGCCTATTATTGAAACTCAAGCAGGTGACGTATCAGCGTATATCCCAACCAACGTAATTTCCATTACCGATGGTCAGATATTCTTGGAGCAAGATTTGTTCAACCAAGGGGTTCGTCCTGCGATTAACGTGGGTATCTCCGTATCCCGTGTGGGTGGTTCCGCGCAGATAAAATCTATGAAGAAAGTGGCCGGTACCTTGAAATTGGACCAAGCCCAGTTCCGTGAATTGGAAGCTTTTGCCAAGTTCGGTTCCGATTTGGATGCCGCTACCTTGAATGTCATTGAAAAAGGACGTAGAAACGTGGAAATCTTGAAACAAGGTCAGAACGATCCGTTCACCGTTGAAGACCAGGTGGCCATCATCTTTGCAGGTTCCAAGAACTTGTTGCGTGATGTTCCTGTGGATAAGGTAAAAGAGTTTGAAAGAGATTACTTGGAGTTCTTGAACGCAAAACACAGAGACGTATTGGATAGCTTAAAGGCTGGAAAATTGACCGATGAGGTTACCGATACATTGACCGCTGTTTGTAAAGATCTGTCAGGGAAATATAGAAGTTAG
- the dut gene encoding dUTP diphosphatase translates to MKIKIINKSRHKLPHYETLASAGMDLRANIDSPIVLKPLERAIVPTGIYMELPVGYEAQIRPRSGLAAKKGISVLNAPGTIDADYRGEVGVILVNLSSEEFTVENGERIAQMVIAKHERAEWEEVESLSETDRGAGGFGSTGTQ, encoded by the coding sequence GTGAAGATTAAAATCATCAACAAGTCTAGGCATAAACTGCCCCATTACGAGACATTGGCCTCTGCAGGCATGGACCTTAGGGCGAATATTGATTCACCCATTGTATTAAAACCCTTGGAAAGGGCCATTGTTCCCACGGGAATCTATATGGAGCTTCCAGTGGGGTATGAGGCGCAGATTAGACCACGTAGTGGTCTTGCCGCAAAAAAGGGAATCTCGGTCCTCAATGCACCTGGCACCATTGATGCAGACTATCGCGGAGAGGTAGGTGTGATTCTAGTGAACCTTTCATCCGAGGAATTTACTGTTGAAAACGGTGAGCGCATTGCCCAAATGGTCATAGCCAAACACGAGCGGGCCGAATGGGAGGAAGTGGAATCCCTTTCAGAAACCGATAGGGGCGCCGGAGGATTTGGCAGTACCGGAACACAATAA
- the atpG gene encoding ATP synthase F1 subunit gamma, whose amino-acid sequence MANLKEIRNRITSISSTMQITSAMKMVSAAKLKKAQDAITAMRPYSDKLTELLQGLSASLDGDAGSAFTDNRPANKVLVVAITSNRGLCGAFNSNIIKQSRTLVAQTYAGKQVDFVTIGKKANDILRKKHTIIANHSSVFDDLTFDNVAEIGQFLMDQFTEGKYDRIDLVYNKFKNAATQIVMTEQFLPIAISEENGSSVSDYIFEPSKAEIVEQLIPKSLKTQLFKAIRDSFASEHGARMTAMHKATDNAAELRDELKLTYNKARQAAITNEILEIVGGAEALNN is encoded by the coding sequence ATGGCGAACCTAAAGGAAATACGGAATAGGATTACATCCATCTCTTCAACGATGCAGATTACCAGTGCCATGAAAATGGTTTCTGCTGCCAAGTTGAAGAAGGCCCAAGATGCCATCACGGCCATGCGCCCTTATTCTGACAAACTTACTGAGTTGTTGCAAGGACTAAGTGCTAGTTTGGATGGGGATGCCGGTAGTGCATTTACGGACAATAGACCCGCAAATAAAGTATTGGTTGTGGCCATAACCTCCAATCGAGGTTTGTGTGGAGCATTTAATTCCAACATCATTAAACAGAGCCGAACTTTGGTAGCTCAAACCTACGCTGGAAAGCAGGTGGATTTTGTGACCATTGGAAAGAAAGCCAACGATATCCTTCGTAAAAAGCATACCATCATAGCCAATCATAGCAGTGTTTTTGATGATTTAACCTTTGACAATGTAGCCGAGATTGGCCAGTTTTTGATGGACCAATTCACCGAAGGTAAGTATGACCGAATCGATTTGGTATACAACAAGTTCAAAAACGCTGCCACTCAAATTGTGATGACCGAGCAGTTCTTGCCCATTGCCATTTCTGAGGAAAATGGTTCCAGTGTTTCCGATTACATTTTTGAGCCTTCAAAGGCAGAGATTGTAGAGCAATTGATTCCGAAATCATTGAAGACCCAATTGTTCAAAGCTATCCGGGATTCATTTGCCAGCGAGCACGGTGCCCGTATGACCGCCATGCACAAAGCAACGGACAACGCGGCTGAACTCAGGGATGAATTAAAATTGACGTACAACAAAGCCCGTCAAGCAGCCATCACTAATGAAATTCTTGAGATTGTTGGTGGTGCCGAGGCATTGAACAACTAG
- the atpE gene encoding ATP synthase F0 subunit C, translated as MEVPVMVGAGLVVIGAGIGIGKIGGSAMEAIARQPEAYGKIQTAMLIAAALIEGIGFAALFAV; from the coding sequence ATGGAAGTTCCAGTAATGGTAGGTGCAGGTTTGGTTGTAATCGGTGCAGGTATCGGTATCGGTAAAATTGGTGGTTCCGCAATGGAAGCCATCGCTCGTCAGCCTGAAGCTTACGGAAAAATCCAAACAGCGATGTTGATTGCAGCAGCGTTGATTGAAGGTATTGGTTTTGCTGCTCTTTTTGCAGTGTAA